Genomic segment of Ignavibacteriota bacterium:
CCTACGACAGGATGAAGCCGCTGCACGACCAGGGCGTCATCTCCTCGCAGCAGTGGGACGAAGTGGATTTCAAGTACCGCGCGGCGGTGGATCAGCGCGATGCGGCGTACCAGCGGTATATGATGGTGCGAAGCGGGGCACGCGTTGAGGAGAAGGATGCCGCGGGATCGCTCGCGCTCCAGGCACGCAGTGCCGTTGCCGAAGCCGAAAGCTACTATGATGAGACCTCCCTCCGCGCTCCGGTGCATGGGATCGTCGAGAAATGCATCGCCGACCCGGGCGAGCTGGTGTCCGCGGGCTATCCGCTGCTCACCATCGTGGATCCGGCGAAGTGGTGGGTCGTTGCGAACATCGAAGAGCGTGCCGTCGGCGTTCTGCACGTGGGGGATGTCCTGGAATGCGTCGTCCCCTCGCGCGGCGATGCGCGCATCCCGTTCCGTGTGGTGCGGGTGAGCGTGCTGGCGGATTTCGCGACGCGCAAGGCGACGAACGAGACCAACACCTTCGACATGCGCACGTTCGAGGTGAAGCTCGTGCCGGTGAACGGTATGGACCCGGTGTTCGAAGGCTCGACGGTCCTTGTCCCACTCCAGAATTGAACCCATGCAGATCATTCAGGCCATAGGCCGTGTTGCACGGAGAGAGGTGCGGGAGATCCTTGCCGACCGCTGGACGCTCGTGGCGGTCACGCTCATGCCGCTCATCGCCGGGCTGATCCTCACCGCGATGTATGCGCACCGGATCGTGGAAGACCTGCCGCTCGGCGTGATCGATGAGGACCGCAGCGCCACATCGCGGATGCTTGTCCGCGCCTTCGATGCGCACCAGTCGATGACCGTGGTGCCGGTGGATGAACCCTCCGCGGCATCCGAAGAGATCATGCGCCGGGGGACGTACACCGGGCTCCTCGTGATCAGAAGTGGATTTGAAACAGAACTCAAGCAGGGGAAGCAGTCGCAACTTCTCCTCTATCTCATTAACAGCAACATGGTCTCCGGCAATGCGCTGCTCAAAGCCGCAAGCACCACGGCGGGGACCATCGCTGCCGGAACGGCGCTCCAGAAGGCCGTACGGGGCGGGGCGCTTGGCGAGAGCAGTATGGCGCTGGTGCAGCCGATCGTGATCCAGGGGCACAATCTGTTCAACCCCGCGCAGACCTACAGCGATTTCTTCGTGCCAGGTATCCTTGCCGCGCTGCTGCAGCAGGTGGTCGTGATCGGTGCCGCGCTCACGTGGGTGCGGGAATTCCGCACGGGGCGCATCAGGCAATTGCTGGCAGAAGAGCGGAGCATCGGCGTGATCGCCGCCGGGAAGCTTCTCGTGTACGTCGCTATCGGCGTGGTGTGGGGGGTGGTCTTCTTCACGGGGCTCTTCGGGCTGGTCGGCGTACCGTACACCGGCTCGATCCTGGCCGGTATCATGTCGGCGTTGCTGATGCTCGTTGCCATGGGGTTGGTAGCGATGATGATCTCCTCGTTCTTCGAGCACCGCGAGACCGCCATCCAGATCACGTTCCTGGTCTCGTCGCCGGCATTCCTGGTATCCGGGTATACGTTTCCCGCGCTGGCAATGACCTCGCCCGCACGGTGGGCAGGAGCCATCGTGCCATTGACGCCGTTCCTCACCGCGTGGCGGAGGCTGGTGCTGTACGGCGCCGGCTGGTCCGACATCACCATACAGCTTGTCGTGCTCTGCGCGATGATCGTGGTTGCCGCGGCCGTGATGATGATCCGGCTGCGGATGCGGGTCAGGCATTTGTCCGGGCAGGCATCCGAAGACTCCGCTTCGCGTCCTTTGCCTCCTGACGTCGCTCATGATCCACGCACGTCGTCTGACGTCCCCGGCGCTTCGTCCAATCCTTCTGACGTAGCTCATGATCCACGCACATCTCGCGTCCCGGCGCGCGTGCTCGTCTGCGCACATCCGCTGAGTCCTCGATGCTTCATCCACGCCTCCTGGCATTCTTGAGAGCACTCCCGGTCTCACTGGTGACATGCATCCCATCAAAGAAGAGCTGCACAGGATGGCATCCGACAGGAACATCCTGCTTGTCCTTGTGATCGCTCCGCTGGTGTACTCGCTGGTCTTCGGACTCACGTACGTGCGCGCCAAAGTGAATGACCTGCCCGTGGTCGTTGTGGATCAGAGCCACACGGCGGCGAGCCGGTCCATCATCCGAGCCCTCGATGCGCATGAGGCCCTTGCGGTGAGCGAAGTGATCTCCGATGAAGGCCCTGTGCGGGACATGCTGGTGCGCGAGCAATGCTGGGCGGTGGTGGTGATCCCGCGCGAGTTCGAATCGGATCTGAAGCGCGGCAAGCAGTCGGCCGTGCCGGTGTTCGTGAACACTTCCAACATCATCATCGGCAACTATGCGTGGAAGGGAGTGCAGACGGTGTTGGGCACCACGGGCGCCATGGTGAGCATGGACCGGATGATGCGGAAGGGTGTGTCGGCCGGGGCCGTGCGGGCGTCGTATGCGCCCGTGGAACTGCAGACGCGGGTGCTGTTCAACCCCGCATCGAACTATGCGTACTTTGTCGTGCCGTTGCTCATCATCCTGCTTGTGCATCAGGTCGTCGCGCTTGGCGCGGGGATGTCGGCGGCGAAGCATGCCGACGACCATACCGATGCGCTCGTCGCATCGTCGGCGATGGAGCGTGGGGTGCGCGGACTCTACCTGCGGGTTGCGCATGTGCAGTCGAGGCTGGTACCGTACATTGCTGCCGGCACGGCATGGCTCGTGCTGTCGGTCGTTGCCACCCATCCGTGGCTTGGCATTCCCCGTCCGGCGTCGTTCGTCGGTGCGTTGTTGCTCGGGATCCTCATCTCCTGGAATGCCGCACTTCTGGGAACACTTGCCGGTTCGATGGTGAAGGACAAGATCGGGGTTGTGCAGGTCCTGTTCTTCACGTCCATGCCGATCCTTCTGCTTTCCGGCGGGAGCTGGCCGTTGCAGGCAATGCCGTGGGGCGTTCGCATGTTCGCCCTCTGTCTTCCCACGACCCATGCGATGAACGCATACCGGGCGCTGGCGTTGGAGGAGTTGTCGTTCGTGCACGTGCTTCCTGCGTTGGGGGTCCTTGCGGTGTGCGGGATCGTGCTGTCGGTGGTGAACGCCCTGGCGGTACGGTTGGTGCATGAGAACACTTGAGAGGGGAGGCGGAATGGGCCGGGGGTCCAAAAGTGGTTGCAGGGGCGGGGGGCCGTTGCTTTGGTGGTTCTCGGGTACACTAGACGTTCTTCCGATCCCCTTCCTGCGGAACTCTGAGAGTGGGATCCGGTGCGAGGGGGCAGGGGCCTCAGCCAGACCGCTCGCGTGGGCTGCGTCAACTCTAGTTTACGAGTCGCTCCGGCCTACCTCAGGGAATGAGCGATTTTCGTTGCTATTCGACCCCACGCGAAATGGCACACTTCTGGCTTTGGAGATGCTCTCAGGGGGCATCTTCTCAGCCCGCAACTTCCGATACTGCTCTTACCATCTCCCGCCCACCGGTTCACGGGCCCCTCGATCGGGCCGACGTGTCCGCCATGCCCCGTGCT
This window contains:
- a CDS encoding ABC transporter permease gives rise to the protein MHPIKEELHRMASDRNILLVLVIAPLVYSLVFGLTYVRAKVNDLPVVVVDQSHTAASRSIIRALDAHEALAVSEVISDEGPVRDMLVREQCWAVVVIPREFESDLKRGKQSAVPVFVNTSNIIIGNYAWKGVQTVLGTTGAMVSMDRMMRKGVSAGAVRASYAPVELQTRVLFNPASNYAYFVVPLLIILLVHQVVALGAGMSAAKHADDHTDALVASSAMERGVRGLYLRVAHVQSRLVPYIAAGTAWLVLSVVATHPWLGIPRPASFVGALLLGILISWNAALLGTLAGSMVKDKIGVVQVLFFTSMPILLLSGGSWPLQAMPWGVRMFALCLPTTHAMNAYRALALEELSFVHVLPALGVLAVCGIVLSVVNALAVRLVHENT
- a CDS encoding ABC transporter permease gives rise to the protein MQIIQAIGRVARREVREILADRWTLVAVTLMPLIAGLILTAMYAHRIVEDLPLGVIDEDRSATSRMLVRAFDAHQSMTVVPVDEPSAASEEIMRRGTYTGLLVIRSGFETELKQGKQSQLLLYLINSNMVSGNALLKAASTTAGTIAAGTALQKAVRGGALGESSMALVQPIVIQGHNLFNPAQTYSDFFVPGILAALLQQVVVIGAALTWVREFRTGRIRQLLAEERSIGVIAAGKLLVYVAIGVVWGVVFFTGLFGLVGVPYTGSILAGIMSALLMLVAMGLVAMMISSFFEHRETAIQITFLVSSPAFLVSGYTFPALAMTSPARWAGAIVPLTPFLTAWRRLVLYGAGWSDITIQLVVLCAMIVVAAAVMMIRLRMRVRHLSGQASEDSASRPLPPDVAHDPRTSSDVPGASSNPSDVAHDPRTSRVPARVLVCAHPLSPRCFIHASWHS
- a CDS encoding efflux RND transporter periplasmic adaptor subunit codes for the protein MNTLKQTLRSYPLLWFVPFIIVLALVVAVVSYATTDHTRYATGTVEATHIDIAAKIPARIKSFRVEEGDSVAAGDTLLLFENREIGAKVGQARAALSAAEARYAMAMHGARKEEVTMAEKAYQQADWGMQVMKKTYDRMKPLHDQGVISSQQWDEVDFKYRAAVDQRDAAYQRYMMVRSGARVEEKDAAGSLALQARSAVAEAESYYDETSLRAPVHGIVEKCIADPGELVSAGYPLLTIVDPAKWWVVANIEERAVGVLHVGDVLECVVPSRGDARIPFRVVRVSVLADFATRKATNETNTFDMRTFEVKLVPVNGMDPVFEGSTVLVPLQN